Sequence from the Aquimarina sp. Aq107 genome:
CGGAAAAACTTTTTCCGCAAACTGATTATGTATCTAAACAACTGCATATAGTGGATAATAAGCTAATTGTTTTAGGCGGACAATATGTAAATACATATGATTTAGATATTTCCCAAAATCCAGTGTCCATTTCGCACGGAAAACAATTATCACGATTTGGAATCTCTGTACTTGACGATGATATTTATGTAATAGGTGGTGATTTAAACGATACTGAAAGTGATAAAATATTTAAGTGGAATCTTGAATCTGAAACTTTGGCTGAGTTTGCTACTTTACCAGAATCAAGAAGTGGAGCAAGAGGTACCATTGTAAATGATCATTTATATGTTTTTGGAGGATCGGAAGAACTATTTGGTCTCCAATCTTCCAACAAAATCTTTAAAATAAATATCGCGAATCCTCAATTAATCGAAACATTTGAAATGAATAAAGCAATTAACTTTACATATGTTCAAAAGTACCAACATCTCATTTATGTAGCCGGACAAATAAGGTTTATAGATAATAATAATGAACTTCAAACACAAGCAACAATTGGTGTATTAAATACGCTGAATAATTCATACCAAGAATTAGCAACAAATTTAGTTAGCAATACAGGTGAAGAAACCATACATCAAATGTGTATTTTTAATGACAAAATGTATCTTATTTATGGAGCAGAAGGAATAGATAACGGTGGTCAATATCCAGAATGGGATGTGCTTACCGCCAATTTAAATTAAAAAGGAATTATTATATAATAAAAATACTTCGTATTAAGAAATTCAAATACGGAGTATTCTTTTCTACATTATAAAATCTTATTCAGATGTTCATGATAATCCCCAAAATTAATAAGATTATTATGAGCACCTTCTTGTATTGTAATCAATTGTTTTCTTTTTTGAGTAATTTCTTCAAATAATACTTTACCCGAATCATATGGAACTACACGATCTGAGGTTCCATGAAAAATTGTTATGGGACATTGTACTTTATTAATAAATTGATATGATGGAATATCTGTTTTCATTAACCATTTTGTAGGTAACCAAGGATACGACCGATGAGCAACATCTTTTATACTGTAATAAGGTGTTTCTAATATGAGTTGCTTTGGATTATTCTCAGATGCCGTCTTTACACCTATTCCAGTGCCAAGAGACCTACCATAAACTGTAATTTGATTTTCTGAATATTGATTTTTTGCATAGGTATAAAACAATTGTGCATCAGCATATAACAATTGCTCTGTTATAGTTCCTTCATTCTTACCATATCCACGATAATCCATAATTATGACATCATATTGTTTGTCTACAAAAAAAGTAGCAATCTTTCCCCATCTTCTTAAACTGCCACGATTACCATGAAAATATAAAAGAACCCCTTTGGGGTTTTGAGTTGTAAAATGCAAACCATTTAATTGTATACCATCTTCAGCAGTAAGAAATATTTCTTTAAAAGTATGATCAAATTGATAGATATACTCTGAAGAAAGTTTTTCTGGCTGAAAAATAATTTTATGTTGAAAAAAGTATAACAAAACAATTATCATTAGATAAATAGATACTATCCAAAATAAAACCTTTTTAAGCTTGGACATTTACTTTTTTTGAGGAGTGTTTTACACCGATGCTAGTATTAGATAAATTAATTCTTCTCATTTTAGAATTGATAATTTCTCCTAGCATTTTATGATAGGATTCAAAATTATTGAGATTCTTATGACCTCCCCCAATTACTGTATAAAGACGAGTTAGTTTAGGTTTTACTTTTGATAACTTTATACTGGATTTAAAAGGAATTAATTTATCGTGAGTCCCGTGAATTATATGAATAGGGCAATTCACATACTTTAACCATTTATAAGTGGGTATTGGATACCTCATTATTAAAGAAACTGGCATAAACGGTATAAACTTAGCCGCTACCTTACTCAAACTATAATATGGCGCATCCAGTATTAACATTTTAGGATTGTTTATAGATGCTAATTTAGTAGCAAAACCAGATCCCATGGATCGTCCATAGAGTATTATATACTTTTCGTCTACTTTTTCTTTTAATTTATTATAAACGAACTGAAGGTCACGTTTTATCGCTTTAAAAGAACGCCTTCCTGTACTTTTACCAAATCCACGGTAATCTAACATACATACATCATATCCGTGTCTTGTAAAATCAACAGCAAACTTACCCCAACCCTTTATACTTTTAGAATTTCCTTTAAGATAGAGCACCACACCTTTAGGATTCTCTACCTTAAAATGAAGTCCATTTATAATAGCACCATCCCTAGTTTCTAGATTATACTCTTCTACAACTTGGTTGTTATAATAAAATTCAAAATCTTTATCTAATTTCTCTGGTTTAAAAATAAAATATTCTTGCAAATAGTATAAAGCAACGCTAGCAATAATATAAAATGCCAGAATAATAATTGTTATGTATCCCCAATTTGGCATATTAGTATTCTTTAAAAAATGCTTGTAAGTAACTAATTTACAAAAAATTAAAATGAATTGCATAAAAAAATCCTGCCAAAGCAGGATCTTAATATTTTATTTTTAATTGACTTATCTTTTATCGTCGAGCATCATATATTCTAAAACGAACACCTACTCGAGCATAGATGTCGAAAAATTTACTATCCACATCGACTAAATTATCCGTAAAATCATTCATTGCACCTACTTCTAGCATAATATCAAACATCTCTCCAATCATCTGAGAAAAACCTGCACCATAAACTCCACCAATTACTAATTGTTCATACTGATCAGATTCCAAATCTACACCCGCAAATTCTACACTAGTATT
This genomic interval carries:
- a CDS encoding alpha/beta hydrolase — translated: MPNWGYITIIILAFYIIASVALYYLQEYFIFKPEKLDKDFEFYYNNQVVEEYNLETRDGAIINGLHFKVENPKGVVLYLKGNSKSIKGWGKFAVDFTRHGYDVCMLDYRGFGKSTGRRSFKAIKRDLQFVYNKLKEKVDEKYIILYGRSMGSGFATKLASINNPKMLILDAPYYSLSKVAAKFIPFMPVSLIMRYPIPTYKWLKYVNCPIHIIHGTHDKLIPFKSSIKLSKVKPKLTRLYTVIGGGHKNLNNFESYHKMLGEIINSKMRRINLSNTSIGVKHSSKKVNVQA
- a CDS encoding alpha/beta hydrolase gives rise to the protein MSKLKKVLFWIVSIYLMIIVLLYFFQHKIIFQPEKLSSEYIYQFDHTFKEIFLTAEDGIQLNGLHFTTQNPKGVLLYFHGNRGSLRRWGKIATFFVDKQYDVIIMDYRGYGKNEGTITEQLLYADAQLFYTYAKNQYSENQITVYGRSLGTGIGVKTASENNPKQLILETPYYSIKDVAHRSYPWLPTKWLMKTDIPSYQFINKVQCPITIFHGTSDRVVPYDSGKVLFEEITQKRKQLITIQEGAHNNLINFGDYHEHLNKIL